In Nocardia asteroides, the following proteins share a genomic window:
- a CDS encoding circularly permuted type 2 ATP-grasp protein, translating to MFDAQGRVRAPYKGIHAAMASNDVDDLAKRSEALDRAFIDQGITFSLSGQERPFPLDLVPRVIAAAEWAKLERGIKQRVTALELFLADVYGEQNILRDQVIPKRLVTSCEHFHREAAGLVPPNGVRIHVSGIDLVRDERGDFRVLEDNLRSPSGVSYVMENRRTMARVFPDLFSSHRVRAVGDYATHLLRALRASAAPNEADPTVVVLTPGVHNSAYFEHSLLARQMGVELVEGRDLFCRDNVVYMRTTAGERQVDVIYRRIDDTFLDPMHFRPDSVLGVAGVLNAARAGNVVISSAVGNGVGDDKLIYTYVPTIIEYYLGEKPILPNVDTFRCWLDEEREEVLDRVGELVVKPVEGSGGYGIVIGPDATPRELEAVKRKIKADPRGWIAQPVVQLSTVPTKIGNELVPRHVDLRPFAVNDGEDIWVLPGGLTRVALPEGSLVVNSSQGGGSKDTWVLAGRSGPVDRELAGPELVSDPPQADSFELGRELSAPQANQQQQQQQQTQRLIGD from the coding sequence ATGTTCGACGCCCAGGGCCGGGTGCGGGCGCCCTACAAGGGCATCCACGCCGCCATGGCCTCCAACGACGTCGACGACCTGGCCAAGCGCTCCGAGGCGCTGGACCGCGCGTTCATCGACCAGGGCATCACCTTCTCGCTGTCCGGTCAGGAGCGCCCGTTCCCGCTGGACCTGGTGCCGCGGGTGATCGCGGCCGCGGAGTGGGCCAAGCTCGAACGCGGCATCAAACAGCGCGTCACCGCGCTCGAGCTGTTCCTGGCCGACGTGTACGGCGAGCAGAACATCCTGCGCGATCAGGTGATCCCCAAGCGGCTGGTCACCTCGTGCGAGCACTTCCACCGCGAGGCCGCCGGGCTGGTCCCGCCGAACGGGGTGCGCATCCACGTCTCCGGCATCGATCTGGTGCGCGACGAGCGCGGCGACTTCCGGGTGCTCGAGGACAACCTGCGCTCGCCCTCGGGGGTCTCCTATGTGATGGAGAACCGGCGCACGATGGCCCGGGTCTTCCCCGACCTGTTCTCCTCGCACCGGGTACGCGCGGTCGGCGACTACGCCACCCACCTACTCCGGGCGCTGCGGGCCTCCGCGGCGCCGAACGAGGCCGATCCCACGGTGGTGGTACTCACCCCCGGCGTGCACAACTCGGCCTATTTCGAGCATTCACTGCTGGCCAGGCAGATGGGTGTGGAGCTGGTGGAGGGCCGCGACCTGTTCTGCCGCGACAACGTCGTCTACATGCGCACGACGGCGGGGGAGCGGCAGGTCGACGTGATCTACCGGCGCATCGACGACACCTTCCTCGACCCCATGCACTTCCGGCCCGACTCGGTGCTCGGCGTCGCCGGCGTCCTCAACGCGGCCCGCGCGGGCAATGTGGTGATCTCGAGTGCGGTCGGCAACGGCGTGGGCGACGACAAGCTCATCTATACCTACGTGCCCACGATCATCGAGTACTACCTGGGCGAGAAGCCGATCCTGCCCAATGTCGACACCTTCCGCTGCTGGCTCGACGAGGAACGCGAGGAAGTTCTCGATCGCGTCGGGGAACTCGTGGTGAAGCCGGTGGAGGGGTCGGGCGGCTACGGCATCGTGATCGGCCCCGACGCGACGCCGCGCGAGCTGGAGGCGGTCAAGCGCAAGATCAAGGCCGATCCGCGCGGCTGGATCGCCCAGCCGGTGGTGCAGCTGTCGACCGTGCCGACCAAGATCGGCAACGAGCTGGTGCCGCGGCACGTGGACCTGCGGCCCTTCGCGGTCAACGACGGCGAGGACATCTGGGTACTCCCCGGCGGGCTCACCCGGGTGGCGCTACCGGAAGGTTCGCTGGTGGTGAATTCCAGCCAGGGCGGCGGCAGCAAGGACACCTGGGTGCTGGCGGGCCGCTCCGGACCGGTCGACCGGGAGCTGGCGGGGCCGGAACTGGTGAGCGATCCGCCGCAGGCCGACTCGTTCGAGCTGGGCCGCGAGCTCAGCGCGCCGCAGGCCAATCAGCAACAGCAGCAACAACAACAGACGCAGCGGCTGATCGGGGACTGA
- a CDS encoding alpha-E domain-containing protein — translation MLARNAESLYWIGRYVERADDTARILDVAVHQLLEDATVDADRTSRVLLKVLGIEPPEGLRLDVWSVTDLVAFSHDHGVSISDSIGKARENARGAREVTSSEMWECLNATYNGLATAEKAARGLGPHEFFSYIKDRAAMFTGLTDSTLSRDDGYRFLLLGRSIERVDMMVRLLLSRAGDRTSSPAWVTVLRSAGAHDTYLRTHRGALDAARVAEFILIDRLFPRSVFHTLRVAEACLTELDQRPGSRVGARHEAQRVLGRARSELEFLPPGVLLEDLQSRLLALQKCCREVSEAVSRQYFHAAPWVAWTDVRRNSDGRVQVEGEL, via the coding sequence ATGCTTGCTCGCAACGCCGAATCCCTCTACTGGATCGGCCGATACGTCGAGCGCGCCGACGACACCGCGCGCATCCTCGACGTCGCCGTGCACCAGCTGCTCGAGGACGCCACCGTCGACGCCGACCGCACCTCCCGCGTGCTGCTCAAGGTGCTCGGCATCGAACCGCCCGAGGGGTTGCGCCTGGACGTGTGGTCGGTGACCGACCTGGTCGCGTTCAGCCACGACCACGGCGTGTCCATCAGCGACTCCATCGGCAAGGCCCGTGAGAACGCCCGTGGCGCACGCGAAGTCACCTCCAGCGAGATGTGGGAATGCCTCAACGCCACCTACAACGGGCTGGCGACGGCGGAGAAGGCGGCGCGTGGCCTGGGCCCGCACGAGTTCTTCTCCTACATCAAGGACCGCGCGGCGATGTTCACCGGGCTCACCGACTCGACGCTCTCGCGCGACGACGGTTACCGCTTCCTGCTGCTGGGCCGGTCCATCGAACGGGTGGACATGATGGTGCGCCTGCTGCTCTCGCGCGCGGGCGACCGCACCTCCTCACCGGCCTGGGTGACGGTGCTGCGCTCGGCGGGCGCGCACGACACCTATCTGCGCACCCATCGCGGCGCGCTGGACGCGGCCCGGGTCGCCGAGTTCATCCTGATCGACCGGCTGTTCCCGCGCTCGGTGTTCCATACGCTGCGTGTCGCCGAGGCCTGCCTGACCGAGCTGGATCAGCGGCCGGGCAGCCGGGTCGGCGCGCGGCACGAGGCGCAGCGGGTGCTCGGCCGCGCCCGCAGCGAACTCGAATTCCTGCCGCCGGGCGTGCTGCTGGAGGATCTGCAGAGCAGGCTGCTCGCGCTGCAGAAATGCTGCCGCGAGGTGAGCGAGGCCGTGTCCCGGCAGTACTTCCACGCCGCCCCCTGGGTGGCCTGGACCGATGTGCGCCGCAATTCCGACGGGCGCGTGCAGGTGGAGGGCGAACTGTGA
- a CDS encoding transglutaminase family protein, with protein sequence MSWRIRVVHTTGYVYDAPVTRSFNEARLTPRADSRQNVILNRVETVPATRSYRYTDYWGTAVTAFDLHAPHTELEVTGSSVVETEPFAEPTEELSWDELRAGRIVDRFDEMLSPTAYVPRDRKLATVARQLSRGEEPAKAVVRAAEWVHKEMDYIAGTTSVHTSALEAFAERRGVCQDYAHLTLVLLRSMGIPSRYVSGYLHPKPGAGIGETVAGQSHAWVEAWTGQWWGYDPTNNLAVNEQHVSVGVGRDYADVPPLKGVFSGGGSTDLEVVVEVTRLA encoded by the coding sequence GTGAGCTGGCGGATCAGGGTGGTGCACACCACCGGCTATGTCTACGACGCGCCGGTGACGCGGTCGTTCAACGAGGCCAGGCTCACCCCACGGGCGGACAGCAGGCAGAACGTGATCCTCAATCGCGTCGAAACCGTGCCCGCCACCAGGTCGTATCGCTACACCGACTACTGGGGCACCGCGGTCACCGCCTTCGATCTGCACGCCCCGCACACCGAATTGGAGGTGACCGGCTCGTCGGTGGTGGAGACCGAACCGTTCGCCGAGCCCACCGAGGAACTGAGCTGGGACGAGCTGCGCGCGGGCCGGATCGTCGACCGGTTCGACGAAATGCTCAGTCCCACCGCCTATGTCCCGCGTGATCGCAAGCTCGCCACCGTGGCCCGGCAGCTCTCGCGCGGGGAGGAACCGGCCAAGGCCGTGGTGCGTGCCGCCGAGTGGGTGCACAAGGAGATGGACTACATCGCGGGCACGACCTCGGTGCACACCTCGGCGCTCGAGGCCTTCGCCGAGCGGCGCGGCGTCTGCCAGGACTACGCGCACCTGACGCTGGTGTTGTTGCGCAGCATGGGAATTCCGAGCCGGTATGTCTCGGGCTATCTGCATCCGAAGCCGGGCGCCGGGATCGGCGAGACGGTGGCGGGGCAGTCCCATGCCTGGGTGGAGGCGTGGACCGGGCAGTGGTGGGGCTACGACCCCACCAACAATCTGGCGGTCAACGAGCAGCACGTCTCGGTGGGCGTCGGGCGTGACTACGCCGACGTGCCCCCGCTGAAAGGCGTGTTCTCCGGCGGCGGCTCGACGGACCTCGAGGTCGTTGTAGAGGTGACCCGCCTCGCGTAA
- a CDS encoding aquaporin, translating into MSPTAQELVEPEVVPEVKKWAAEAIGTFILVVCGVGTLVLAGDRVGALGVALAFGLTLMFLVYAIGPISGCHVNPAVTLGQLLLGRISAVGAGAYVVAQLVGGFLAGLVVFALANNLPAYDRPVDGLGANGWGAHSPSAIRGPLGAVVVQNGYGLAATIIIEVMLTALLVFVVLASTDQISDVPLAGLSIGVTLTVIYLVSLPIDNTSVNPVRSLAVAPYQDGALGQVWAFVLFPLVGGVLGSLLYGLIFGRSRDVLS; encoded by the coding sequence ATGTCTCCCACTGCACAGGAACTCGTCGAACCCGAAGTCGTGCCCGAGGTCAAGAAATGGGCCGCCGAAGCGATAGGCACTTTCATCCTGGTGGTCTGCGGCGTCGGGACCCTGGTGCTGGCGGGTGACCGGGTCGGCGCGCTCGGGGTCGCCCTGGCGTTCGGTCTGACGCTGATGTTCCTCGTCTACGCGATCGGGCCGATCTCGGGCTGCCACGTCAATCCCGCGGTGACGCTCGGACAGCTGCTGCTGGGCCGGATCTCGGCTGTCGGCGCCGGTGCGTACGTCGTCGCGCAACTGGTCGGCGGCTTCCTCGCCGGACTGGTGGTGTTCGCACTGGCCAACAATCTGCCCGCCTACGACCGCCCGGTCGACGGGCTGGGCGCCAACGGCTGGGGCGCGCACAGCCCCTCGGCGATCCGCGGGCCGCTCGGCGCGGTCGTGGTCCAGAACGGATACGGCCTGGCCGCGACGATCATCATCGAGGTGATGCTGACCGCGCTGCTGGTCTTCGTGGTGCTGGCCTCGACCGACCAGATCTCCGATGTACCGCTGGCCGGGCTCTCGATCGGTGTCACGCTGACGGTGATCTACCTGGTCTCGCTGCCGATCGACAACACCTCGGTCAATCCGGTGCGCAGCCTGGCCGTGGCGCCCTATCAGGACGGCGCGCTGGGGCAGGTGTGGGCATTCGTGCTGTTCCCGCTGGTCGGCGGTGTGCTGGGCTCGCTGCTGTACGGCCTGATCTTCGGCCGTTCCCGCGACGTCCTGAGCTGA
- a CDS encoding type II toxin-antitoxin system PemK/MazF family toxin, translating into MASSWNTLGKQLGVIAKEQGPKIVRKQGPRLLEKLVGALAAKPEPTVAVRPTASTPVPTAHRARQIVYCPQLDGRADPGEIVWTWVPFEEDPTNGKDRPVLVVGRDRKTLLGLMLSSKAERAHDRNWVGIGAGPWDHDGRPSWVRLDRVLDVPEDGIRREGAIVERKTFDLVAHRLVAEYHWS; encoded by the coding sequence ATGGCCAGCAGTTGGAACACACTCGGCAAGCAACTCGGCGTCATCGCCAAGGAGCAGGGACCGAAGATCGTGCGCAAGCAGGGGCCGCGGCTGCTCGAGAAGCTGGTGGGAGCGCTGGCGGCCAAGCCGGAACCCACCGTCGCGGTGCGTCCCACCGCGTCCACGCCGGTGCCCACCGCCCATCGCGCGCGCCAGATCGTCTACTGCCCGCAGCTCGACGGACGCGCCGACCCCGGCGAGATCGTGTGGACCTGGGTGCCGTTCGAAGAGGATCCGACCAACGGTAAGGACCGCCCGGTGCTGGTGGTCGGACGCGACCGCAAGACCCTGCTCGGGCTGATGCTGTCGTCCAAAGCCGAACGCGCGCACGACCGCAACTGGGTCGGCATCGGCGCTGGACCGTGGGACCACGACGGCAGGCCGAGCTGGGTGCGCCTGGACCGGGTGCTCGACGTGCCCGAGGACGGGATCCGGCGCGAGGGCGCGATCGTCGAACGCAAGACATTCGACCTGGTCGCGCACCGGCTGGTCGCCGAGTACCACTGGAGCTGA
- the lepA gene encoding translation elongation factor 4: protein MDPVRRYPSRSGVASSFADTTFTDPARIRNFCIIAHIDHGKSTLADRMLQLTGVVEERAMRAQYLDRMDIERERGITIKAQNVRLPWSVDGEDYVLHMIDTPGHVDFTYEVSRALEACEGAILLVDAAQGIEAQTLANLYLAMERDLVIIPVLNKIDLPAADPDRYAAEIAHIVGCEPDDVLRVSGKTGVGVDALLNKVIAEVPAPVGDADAPARALIFDSVYDTYRGVVTYVRVVDGKLTPRQKIKMMSTGAQHELLEIGIVSPEPKPTQGLGVGEVGYLITGVKDVRQSKVGDTVTSARDGAASALAGYQEPRPMVYSGLYPVDGSDYPDLRDALDKLQLNDAALTYVPETSVALGFGFRCGFLGLLHMEITRERLQREFGLDLISTAPNVIYRVVMEDGTEHIVTNPSYWPEGKVRQTFEPVTKCTVIAPSEFVGTIMELCQSRRGELLGMDYLSETRVEMRYTLPMAEIIFDFFDSLKSRTRGYASLDYEEAGEQSSALVKVDILLQGEAVDAFSAIVHKDAAQAYGNKMTTKLRELIPRQQFEVPIQAAIGSKIIARENIRAIRKDVLAKCYGGDISRKRKLLEKQKEGKKRMKTIGRVDVPQEAFVAALSSDAASDKPKGK, encoded by the coding sequence ATGGACCCAGTTCGCCGATACCCCTCGAGGAGTGGAGTGGCTTCCAGTTTTGCCGATACGACGTTCACCGATCCGGCCCGGATCAGGAACTTCTGCATCATCGCGCACATCGACCATGGCAAGTCGACCCTGGCCGACCGGATGCTGCAGCTCACCGGTGTGGTCGAGGAGCGGGCGATGCGTGCCCAGTACCTGGACCGGATGGACATCGAGCGCGAGCGCGGCATCACCATCAAGGCGCAGAACGTGCGGCTGCCGTGGAGTGTCGACGGCGAGGACTACGTCCTGCACATGATCGACACGCCTGGCCACGTCGACTTCACCTACGAGGTGTCGCGGGCGCTGGAGGCGTGTGAGGGCGCGATCCTGCTGGTCGACGCCGCGCAGGGCATCGAGGCGCAGACGCTGGCGAACCTGTATCTGGCGATGGAACGCGACCTCGTGATCATCCCGGTGCTGAACAAGATCGATCTGCCCGCCGCCGACCCGGACCGCTACGCCGCCGAGATCGCCCACATCGTGGGCTGTGAGCCCGACGACGTGCTGCGGGTCTCGGGCAAGACCGGTGTCGGCGTCGACGCGCTGCTGAACAAGGTGATCGCCGAGGTGCCCGCGCCGGTCGGCGACGCCGACGCCCCGGCCCGCGCGCTGATCTTCGACTCGGTCTACGACACCTATCGCGGCGTGGTCACCTACGTGCGTGTGGTCGACGGCAAGCTCACCCCGCGCCAGAAGATCAAGATGATGTCCACCGGCGCGCAGCACGAGCTGCTCGAGATCGGCATCGTCTCGCCCGAACCCAAGCCCACCCAGGGCCTGGGCGTGGGTGAGGTGGGCTATCTCATCACCGGCGTGAAGGACGTGCGTCAGTCCAAGGTCGGTGACACCGTCACCTCCGCCCGCGACGGCGCCGCCTCGGCACTGGCCGGCTACCAGGAACCGCGGCCGATGGTCTACTCGGGCCTGTACCCGGTGGACGGCTCGGACTACCCGGATCTGCGCGACGCGCTGGACAAACTGCAGCTCAACGACGCGGCCCTGACCTATGTGCCGGAGACCTCGGTGGCGCTGGGCTTCGGCTTCCGCTGCGGCTTCCTCGGGCTGCTGCACATGGAGATCACCCGCGAACGGCTGCAGCGCGAGTTCGGCCTGGACCTGATCTCCACCGCGCCCAACGTGATCTACCGGGTGGTGATGGAGGACGGCACCGAGCACATCGTCACCAACCCGTCGTACTGGCCCGAGGGCAAGGTGCGCCAGACCTTCGAACCGGTCACCAAGTGCACCGTGATCGCCCCGAGCGAGTTCGTCGGCACCATCATGGAGCTGTGCCAGAGCCGGCGCGGCGAACTGCTCGGCATGGACTACCTGTCCGAGACGCGCGTGGAGATGCGCTACACGCTGCCGATGGCCGAGATCATCTTCGACTTCTTCGACTCGCTCAAGTCACGCACCCGCGGCTACGCCTCGCTCGACTACGAGGAGGCGGGCGAGCAGTCGTCGGCGCTGGTGAAGGTCGACATCCTGCTCCAGGGCGAGGCTGTCGACGCGTTCAGCGCCATCGTGCACAAGGACGCCGCCCAGGCCTACGGCAACAAGATGACCACCAAGCTGCGCGAGCTGATCCCGCGCCAGCAGTTCGAGGTGCCGATCCAGGCCGCGATCGGTTCCAAGATCATCGCCCGCGAGAACATCCGGGCGATCCGCAAGGACGTGCTGGCCAAGTGCTACGGCGGTGACATCAGCCGTAAGCGCAAGCTGCTCGAGAAGCAGAAGGAAGGCAAGAAGCGCATGAAGACCATCGGCCGGGTCGACGTGCCGCAGGAGGCCTTCGTGGCCGCGCTGTCCTCCGACGCCGCCTCGGACAAGCCGAAGGGCAAGTAG
- a CDS encoding HAMP domain-containing sensor histidine kinase yields the protein MRTGSWSLRTRVAVVSGVVAALVAITLGLTYAALLKVAGTRQLDQTVSTMHVQVVRGPDGVTMRTPIAPPEPLPAPDVTEPPILGAPFDPALAPVQGAPGLVVRLNPDRDLVDAAITRSQLMGLGIGVGGIVVAAGLGWVLAGFAARPLRRLATATHEIDTLDELPPLSGRGAREAEELSDAITRMLARLETAHGETRQALASARDFAAVCAHELRTPLTAMRTDLQVLAGDDLPAEHRGAVLADVLAAERQIERTLADLERLAVGELTDRGAFEPFELCETLDRAVQNARRAQPGVDITLTACEPVPMTGLPGGILLIVTNAVANAVLHGQATEIAVAATVDTDGIAITVDDNGTGIPEHLSPTAFDRFAKRPGSPGSGLGLALVRQQAALHGGTAALTRSPLGGTRLLVRVTAEPA from the coding sequence GTGAGGACCGGGTCGTGGTCGCTGCGCACCCGGGTCGCCGTGGTGTCGGGGGTGGTCGCCGCGCTGGTGGCGATCACGCTCGGGCTCACCTACGCGGCGCTGCTGAAGGTGGCGGGCACCCGTCAGCTCGACCAGACCGTGTCGACCATGCACGTGCAGGTGGTGCGCGGACCCGACGGGGTGACGATGCGCACGCCGATCGCGCCGCCGGAGCCGTTGCCCGCGCCCGACGTCACCGAGCCACCGATCCTGGGCGCCCCGTTCGATCCGGCACTGGCCCCGGTGCAGGGCGCGCCCGGCCTGGTGGTGCGGCTCAACCCGGACCGTGACCTCGTCGACGCCGCCATCACCCGCAGCCAGCTGATGGGACTCGGCATCGGCGTCGGCGGGATTGTCGTCGCGGCCGGATTGGGTTGGGTGCTGGCCGGTTTCGCGGCCCGGCCGCTACGCAGACTGGCCACGGCCACCCACGAGATCGACACCCTCGACGAGCTGCCTCCGCTGTCGGGGCGCGGCGCACGCGAAGCCGAGGAACTCTCCGACGCGATCACCCGGATGCTGGCCCGGCTCGAGACCGCGCACGGCGAGACCAGGCAGGCGCTGGCGAGCGCCCGCGATTTCGCCGCGGTCTGCGCGCACGAACTGCGCACCCCGCTCACGGCGATGCGCACCGATCTGCAGGTGCTGGCCGGTGACGACCTGCCCGCCGAGCACCGCGGCGCCGTCCTGGCCGACGTGCTGGCCGCCGAGCGCCAGATCGAGCGCACGCTGGCCGATCTCGAACGGCTCGCCGTCGGCGAGCTCACCGATCGGGGCGCCTTCGAACCGTTCGAGCTGTGCGAAACCCTCGACCGGGCCGTCCAGAACGCACGGCGCGCCCAGCCCGGCGTCGACATCACACTCACCGCCTGCGAACCGGTGCCGATGACCGGGCTGCCCGGCGGCATCCTGCTGATCGTCACCAACGCCGTCGCCAACGCGGTGCTGCACGGGCAGGCCACCGAGATCGCGGTGGCCGCCACCGTCGACACGGACGGCATCGCGATCACCGTCGACGACAACGGCACCGGGATCCCGGAGCACCTGTCCCCCACCGCGTTCGACCGCTTCGCCAAACGACCCGGCTCACCGGGTTCGGGACTGGGACTCGCGCTGGTCCGGCAGCAGGCTGCCCTGCACGGCGGCACCGCCGCACTGACCCGAAGCCCGCTCGGCGGCACGCGCCTGCTGGTGCGCGTCACCGCCGAGCCAGCCTGA
- a CDS encoding response regulator transcription factor: MTGQQILVVDDEVRVLASLRRGLELSGFDVVTAGDGARALALVRSAAPDAMVLDVNMPELDGVGVVTALRAMGNDIPICVLSARSAVSDRIAALERGADDYLTKPFDLGELVARLRALLRRSAAASAAPPGKTVRVGAVDIDLAGHRVHAGGRQVELTKREFELLAMLADHLGVVLGREQILSAVWGYDFATDTNVVDVFVSYLRRKLEADGVARVVHTVRGVGFVLRERP, translated from the coding sequence ATGACCGGACAGCAGATCTTGGTCGTCGACGACGAGGTCAGGGTGCTGGCGTCCCTGCGACGCGGCCTCGAGCTCTCCGGCTTCGACGTCGTCACCGCCGGTGACGGCGCCCGCGCGCTCGCCCTGGTGCGGTCCGCCGCGCCCGACGCCATGGTCCTCGACGTGAACATGCCCGAACTCGACGGCGTCGGCGTGGTCACCGCCCTGCGGGCGATGGGCAACGACATCCCCATCTGTGTCCTCAGCGCCCGCAGCGCGGTCAGCGACCGGATCGCGGCGCTGGAACGCGGCGCCGACGACTACCTCACCAAGCCGTTCGACCTGGGCGAGCTGGTCGCGCGATTGCGCGCGCTGCTGCGCCGCAGCGCGGCCGCGAGCGCGGCGCCACCGGGCAAGACGGTCCGGGTCGGCGCGGTGGACATCGACCTGGCCGGCCATCGGGTACACGCGGGCGGCAGGCAGGTCGAGCTGACCAAACGCGAATTCGAGCTGCTGGCCATGCTCGCCGACCACCTCGGCGTGGTGCTGGGCCGCGAGCAGATCCTGTCCGCGGTCTGGGGCTACGACTTCGCCACCGACACCAATGTGGTCGACGTGTTCGTCTCCTACCTGCGCCGCAAGCTGGAAGCCGACGGTGTCGCCCGGGTCGTGCACACGGTGCGCGGCGTCGGATTCGTCCTGCGCGAGCGCCCGTGA
- a CDS encoding P-loop NTPase family protein — translation MSAAAGLQAATVKHPDVMAPVVSLVDELRELVRTGGRDDLDARLGMVRARLSDPRVRLVVVGEPQAGMSTLVNSMVGTPVSATDGKPSVPVIVEYGQAPAATLVKSAPRGRVERVSVDPLNPGPALTALGVLRAEFAEPSPLLADGLVVMDAPGSATHESAAWSMIAAADVVLYATDAAAELTEAQLDYLRRVEQVCPSVVCVLTKIDRNPHWSLTQRRNRTLLDGAGLNFAVAPVSALMHRQAVDSGDQQRDIESGVPQLIDHLHDYVVAQADSVAVTAASRDIALVVDQLALTLRAEADALRDPRSRAEITQRLAAARTEADLLRQRTATWQVTLVDGSSELSADIEHDLRHRLRTLVREAEAEISRTDPARKWNEFATELDARICEAVEENFVMAHYRAVELAEQVATKFPPDNRTPPLPELRLTNPGDVLEPVQSLESLESAKSSVGQQALSALRGSYGGILMVGLATSLLGMSLVNWYSAGAGVLLGVNALWDDRRNRKQRRQAEAKVAVARLADDVIFQVGKESRNRLRTLQRVLRDHYTEIAAEVGRTADEALRAAEETGLRYGDHRELRITEIDAGLRTLAGLRERAERLAY, via the coding sequence TTGTCAGCCGCAGCCGGACTGCAGGCCGCGACCGTGAAGCATCCGGATGTGATGGCTCCGGTCGTTTCCCTGGTCGACGAACTGCGGGAACTGGTCCGCACCGGCGGTCGTGACGACCTCGACGCCCGGCTCGGAATGGTGCGTGCCAGGCTCAGCGATCCGCGGGTACGGCTCGTCGTCGTCGGCGAACCGCAGGCCGGGATGAGCACGCTGGTCAACAGCATGGTCGGTACCCCGGTCAGTGCCACCGACGGCAAGCCGAGCGTCCCGGTGATCGTCGAATACGGTCAGGCGCCGGCCGCGACCCTGGTGAAGTCGGCGCCGCGCGGCCGGGTCGAACGCGTGTCGGTCGACCCGCTGAACCCCGGTCCCGCGCTCACCGCGCTGGGGGTGCTGCGCGCCGAGTTCGCCGAGCCGAGCCCGCTGCTGGCCGACGGCCTGGTCGTGATGGACGCTCCCGGCTCGGCCACCCACGAGAGCGCGGCCTGGTCGATGATCGCCGCCGCCGACGTGGTCCTCTACGCCACCGACGCCGCCGCCGAACTCACCGAGGCCCAGCTGGACTACCTGCGCCGGGTCGAGCAGGTGTGCCCGTCGGTGGTGTGCGTGCTCACCAAGATTGACCGCAACCCGCACTGGTCGCTCACCCAGCGCCGCAACCGCACGCTGCTCGACGGGGCGGGCCTGAACTTCGCGGTGGCCCCGGTCTCGGCGCTGATGCACCGGCAGGCCGTGGACTCGGGCGATCAGCAGCGCGACATCGAGTCGGGCGTACCGCAGCTCATCGATCATCTGCACGATTACGTTGTCGCCCAAGCCGACTCCGTCGCGGTGACGGCGGCTTCGCGCGACATCGCGCTGGTCGTCGACCAGCTGGCCCTGACCCTGCGCGCCGAGGCCGACGCCCTGCGCGACCCGCGCAGCCGCGCCGAGATCACCCAGCGGCTGGCCGCGGCCAGGACCGAGGCCGACCTGCTGCGCCAGCGCACCGCCACCTGGCAGGTCACCCTCGTCGACGGCAGCTCCGAACTGAGCGCCGACATCGAACACGACCTGCGGCACCGGCTGCGCACCCTGGTCCGCGAGGCCGAGGCCGAGATCTCGCGCACCGATCCGGCGCGCAAGTGGAACGAATTCGCCACCGAACTCGACGCCCGGATCTGCGAGGCCGTCGAGGAGAACTTCGTGATGGCGCACTACCGCGCCGTGGAACTGGCCGAACAGGTCGCCACCAAGTTCCCGCCGGACAACCGCACGCCGCCGCTGCCCGAACTGCGCCTGACCAACCCGGGCGACGTGCTCGAGCCGGTGCAGTCGCTGGAGTCGCTGGAGAGCGCCAAATCCAGTGTGGGACAGCAGGCGCTCTCGGCGCTGCGCGGCTCCTACGGCGGCATCCTGATGGTGGGTCTGGCCACCAGCCTGCTCGGGATGTCGCTGGTGAACTGGTACTCAGCGGGCGCGGGCGTGCTACTCGGCGTGAACGCGCTGTGGGACGACCGGCGAAACCGCAAGCAGCGCAGGCAGGCCGAGGCCAAGGTGGCCGTCGCCCGGCTCGCCGACGACGTGATCTTCCAGGTGGGCAAGGAATCCCGCAACCGGCTGCGCACTCTGCAGCGAGTGCTGCGCGACCACTACACCGAGATCGCCGCCGAGGTGGGCCGCACCGCCGACGAGGCGCTGCGCGCCGCGGAGGAGACCGGCCTGCGCTACGGCGACCACCGCGAACTGCGGATCACCGAGATCGACGCGGGCCTGCGCACGCTGGCCGGGCTCCGGGAACGCGCCGAACGACTCGCGTACTGA